The following are from one region of the Stanieria sp. NIES-3757 genome:
- a CDS encoding von Willebrand factor, type A, which translates to MKVNYSFSQTVVAVNQPTIVDLILNFQGVETNQSNSRRPLNLSLVLDRSGSMGGDPLRYAISAAQQLVEYLTPEDYLSVVVYDDTPQTILSPQPVENQAKIQAAIGKIKAGGLTNLSDGWLKGFDYVKSQQSKERINRVLLLTDGQANVGISDPQALIEIAKEKAKEEIITTTLGFGNHFNEDLLIGIADAAGGNFYFIQSPKEAVDVFRIEMESLVSVVAQNLTVTLQPETGISIAEILNNYRFLRNGEDVEVLLGDVYHIESKPLAVQFSLSAIPKTGKTNLATLSYTYQTVVDGKIDRFSEYLPISINVVSAAEASNIEPDPTVTQQASQLRIAKKKDEAVTLADKGDYQQAAEILRQTVAELKLKALQEYFEIAEEIEQLDYYAQSLEQKRFDLAIRKEMRDQSYQARKRDRDDLKLRGTTTGAANNLPTVTDPGEGILLKCDRIDGKLRIRVISEGYNHDFNVQFPRSIRQEGVTYVVDKIELSANGTFYRATGTIRRLLKPGETITSVGTSKPRNLQKAKTKGTAADLETTDTVGDGVLVQCIKEKSKLRARVVSDGYNPDWNMRFPREIREEGMLYVVDEVQESSQGGYYVAYGKIKRLVQ; encoded by the coding sequence ATGAAAGTTAATTACTCCTTTAGTCAAACTGTTGTTGCTGTTAATCAACCTACTATTGTCGATTTAATTTTGAATTTCCAAGGGGTTGAAACTAATCAATCTAACTCTCGTCGTCCGCTTAATCTGAGTTTAGTTTTAGATCGTTCGGGTTCGATGGGTGGCGATCCGCTTCGCTATGCAATTAGTGCAGCGCAACAGTTGGTAGAGTATTTGACACCAGAAGATTATCTTTCAGTAGTCGTTTATGATGATACTCCTCAAACGATTCTTTCTCCTCAACCTGTAGAAAATCAAGCCAAAATTCAAGCAGCCATTGGCAAAATCAAGGCGGGGGGGTTGACTAATTTAAGCGATGGTTGGTTAAAAGGATTCGATTATGTCAAATCGCAACAAAGTAAAGAAAGAATTAATCGAGTTTTGTTATTAACCGATGGACAAGCAAACGTGGGTATTAGCGATCCGCAAGCTTTAATCGAAATAGCCAAAGAAAAAGCTAAAGAGGAAATCATTACTACTACTTTAGGTTTTGGTAATCATTTTAATGAAGACTTGTTGATTGGTATTGCTGATGCAGCAGGAGGGAACTTTTACTTTATTCAGTCTCCCAAGGAAGCAGTAGATGTCTTTCGCATCGAAATGGAAAGTTTAGTTTCCGTAGTTGCACAAAATCTGACTGTAACTCTACAACCAGAAACGGGAATTTCTATTGCAGAAATTTTGAATAATTATCGTTTCTTACGTAATGGTGAAGATGTCGAAGTCTTGTTAGGGGATGTCTATCACATTGAAAGCAAACCTTTAGCCGTACAATTTTCTTTATCGGCGATTCCAAAAACAGGAAAAACCAACCTTGCTACCCTCTCTTATACTTATCAAACCGTAGTTGACGGCAAAATTGATCGCTTTAGCGAATATCTTCCCATTTCGATTAATGTGGTTTCGGCAGCAGAAGCCAGTAACATCGAACCAGATCCAACAGTTACCCAACAAGCCAGTCAATTGCGAATTGCCAAAAAGAAAGATGAAGCAGTAACCCTAGCCGACAAGGGAGATTATCAACAAGCAGCCGAAATTCTCCGTCAGACTGTAGCCGAATTAAAATTAAAAGCTTTACAAGAATACTTTGAAATTGCCGAAGAAATCGAACAATTAGATTATTATGCTCAAAGTTTAGAACAAAAACGCTTCGATCTGGCAATTCGCAAAGAAATGCGCGATCAATCCTATCAGGCAAGAAAACGCGATCGCGATGATTTAAAATTAAGAGGTACTACTACAGGTGCAGCTAATAATTTACCCACCGTTACCGATCCTGGAGAAGGTATTTTACTCAAATGCGATCGTATTGATGGCAAGTTACGTATTCGGGTTATTTCTGAAGGTTACAATCACGATTTTAATGTTCAGTTTCCTCGCAGCATTCGCCAAGAAGGAGTTACCTACGTTGTAGATAAAATTGAACTTTCAGCCAATGGTACTTTTTATCGCGCTACGGGAACTATTCGCCGTCTTCTCAAACCAGGAGAAACTATCACTTCTGTAGGCACTTCTAAACCCAGGAATTTACAAAAAGCTAAAACCAAAGGCACGGCTGCCGATTTGGAAACTACTGATACGGTTGGTGATGGAGTTTTAGTTCAATGTATCAAAGAAAAAAGTAAATTAAGAGCCAGAGTTGTTTCTGATGGTTATAACCCTGATTGGAATATGCGTTTTCCTCGCGAAATTCGGGAAGAGGGGATGTTGTACGTAGTCGATGAAGTGCAAGAAAGTTCTCAAGGTGGCTATTATGTTGCCTATGGCAAGATTAAAAGATTAGTCCAGTAA
- a CDS encoding light-independent protochlorophyllide reductase, B subunit: MKLAYWMYAGPAHIGTLRIASSFKNVHAIMHAPLGDDYFNVMRSMLERERNFTPVTASIVDRNVLARGSQEKVVDNITRKDREEHPDLIILTPTCTSSILQEDLQNFVERAQIDAQGDVMLADVNHYRVNELQAADRTLQQVVEYYLNKARKKEELPAEKTAKPSVNIIGISTLGFHNQHDCTELKRLMADLGIEVNEVIPEGASVHNLKNLPRAWFNLVPYRELGLMTAKYLETEFGMPYVDIAPMGVVETARCLRKIQQIINAQGAEVDYEEYINEQTLYVSQAAWFSRSIDCQNLTGKKAVVFGDNTHAVAMTKILAREMGIHVVLAGTYCKYDADWFREQVSEYCDEILISDDNGEIGDAIARLEPAAIFGTQMERHVGKRLNIPCGVIAAPIHIQNFPIGYKPFLGYEGTNQIADLVYNSFTLGMEDHLLEIFGGHDTKEVITKGISADSDLNWNKEAQAELNKVPGFVRGKVKRNTEKFARERGLAEITLEVMYAAKEAVGA; this comes from the coding sequence ATGAAATTAGCCTACTGGATGTATGCAGGACCTGCTCACATTGGCACACTACGAATTGCTAGCTCTTTTAAAAATGTTCACGCGATCATGCACGCACCCCTAGGAGACGATTATTTTAATGTGATGCGATCGATGTTAGAACGGGAAAGGAACTTTACTCCTGTTACAGCTAGTATTGTTGACCGCAACGTTTTAGCTAGAGGTTCACAAGAAAAAGTTGTTGATAATATTACTCGTAAGGATCGAGAAGAACATCCTGATTTAATTATTCTTACTCCTACCTGTACATCTAGTATTCTCCAAGAGGATTTACAAAATTTTGTAGAGCGCGCTCAAATTGATGCTCAAGGGGACGTAATGTTAGCCGATGTTAATCACTATCGGGTTAATGAGTTGCAAGCAGCCGATCGCACTTTACAGCAAGTAGTAGAATATTATCTGAATAAAGCTCGTAAGAAAGAGGAATTACCAGCAGAAAAAACTGCTAAACCTTCGGTTAATATCATCGGTATCTCTACTCTTGGTTTTCATAATCAGCATGATTGTACTGAGTTGAAACGCTTAATGGCTGATTTGGGGATCGAAGTTAATGAAGTTATTCCCGAAGGTGCTTCGGTTCATAATTTAAAGAATTTACCCCGCGCTTGGTTTAATTTGGTTCCTTATCGGGAATTGGGTTTAATGACGGCTAAATATTTAGAGACAGAATTTGGCATGCCTTATGTAGATATTGCGCCGATGGGAGTAGTAGAAACTGCTCGTTGTTTGCGGAAAATTCAACAGATTATTAATGCTCAAGGCGCAGAGGTAGATTATGAAGAGTATATTAATGAACAGACTCTTTATGTTTCTCAAGCAGCTTGGTTTTCTCGTTCGATTGACTGTCAAAATTTAACTGGGAAGAAAGCAGTTGTATTTGGTGATAATACCCATGCAGTAGCAATGACTAAGATTTTAGCTAGGGAAATGGGGATTCACGTTGTTTTAGCTGGTACTTATTGCAAGTATGATGCTGATTGGTTTAGAGAACAAGTCAGTGAATACTGTGATGAAATTTTAATCAGCGATGATAATGGGGAAATTGGCGATGCGATCGCACGTCTCGAACCTGCTGCGATTTTTGGGACCCAAATGGAACGTCATGTGGGTAAACGGCTGAATATTCCCTGCGGTGTAATTGCAGCACCAATTCATATTCAAAACTTTCCGATTGGTTATAAACCTTTCCTGGGTTATGAAGGTACTAACCAAATTGCCGATTTAGTCTACAATTCCTTTACTTTGGGAATGGAAGATCATCTTTTAGAAATTTTTGGCGGACATGATACTAAAGAAGTAATTACCAAAGGAATTTCTGCTGATTCCGATCTTAATTGGAATAAAGAAGCGCAAGCAGAATTAAATAAAGTCCCTGGTTTTGTTCGGGGTAAAGTGAAGCGCAATACCGAAAAATTTGCTCGTGAAAGAGGGTTAGCAGAAATTACGCTTGAGGTAATGTACGCAGCTAAAGAAGCTGTCGGAGCATAA
- a CDS encoding hypothetical protein (protein of unknown function DUF55) — protein MNYWLFQANPNYYRLLDAIKELQEMPWLVTRYAKEIAVGDGVLVWMSGENAGVYAIAEVIEPPQILKEISDLDYWLDPNKFKKNRLHVKIRFIRKLIGQPLRRFELKYDRTLQNLLVIRAPNSTNFKVTPQEWERVYQLKG, from the coding sequence ATGAATTACTGGTTATTTCAAGCAAATCCCAACTATTATCGACTTCTCGATGCGATTAAAGAACTTCAAGAAATGCCTTGGTTAGTTACTCGCTACGCCAAAGAAATAGCCGTAGGAGATGGAGTACTAGTATGGATGTCAGGAGAAAATGCAGGAGTATACGCGATCGCAGAAGTGATTGAACCACCTCAAATTTTAAAAGAAATTTCCGATCTTGATTATTGGCTCGATCCTAATAAGTTTAAAAAAAATAGACTACACGTTAAAATTCGTTTTATTCGTAAACTGATTGGGCAACCTCTACGCAGGTTTGAACTAAAATACGACCGTACCCTGCAAAACTTGTTAGTAATTCGCGCTCCTAATAGTACTAATTTTAAAGTTACTCCTCAAGAATGGGAACGAGTTTATCAATTAAAAGGTTAG
- a CDS encoding ribonuclease BN, with translation MTIGKILKLLKETFQQWQKDKVSLLAAALAYYTVFSIAPLLVIAVAIAGAVFGQDAAKAETISQLEKLIGTEGTSAIVVALNNANQPELGNIASLISIGVLLVGASGVFGQLQDALNTVWNVQPKPGRGVWLLISKRLFSFLMVVAIGFLLLASLIISAVLSTVKKFNIDFLPGSEFLWKNIDFFVSFGLLTLMFALMFKYVPDVKITWKDVSVGAIITSLLFIFGKFLLGWYFEKGGLGSAYGAAGSLIIFLAWVYYSAQIILFGAEFTQVYAHKYGSKILPSRRSQQIEFNN, from the coding sequence ATGACGATTGGAAAAATACTTAAATTACTAAAAGAAACTTTTCAACAATGGCAGAAAGACAAAGTATCTCTTTTAGCTGCTGCCTTAGCTTATTACACAGTCTTTTCCATTGCCCCTTTATTAGTCATTGCAGTTGCGATCGCTGGAGCGGTTTTCGGTCAAGATGCTGCTAAAGCAGAGACAATTAGTCAGTTAGAAAAATTAATAGGTACTGAAGGAACTAGTGCCATTGTAGTAGCGTTAAATAATGCTAATCAACCAGAACTAGGTAATATCGCTTCGTTAATTAGTATTGGAGTTTTGCTAGTTGGTGCTTCGGGAGTTTTTGGTCAACTACAAGATGCTTTAAATACTGTTTGGAATGTGCAACCCAAACCAGGTAGAGGTGTTTGGTTATTGATTAGTAAACGATTATTTTCTTTTTTAATGGTAGTCGCGATCGGTTTTTTATTACTTGCTTCTTTAATCATTAGTGCAGTTTTATCTACTGTGAAAAAATTTAATATTGATTTTTTGCCTGGTTCAGAATTTTTATGGAAAAATATCGATTTTTTTGTCTCTTTTGGCTTACTAACTTTGATGTTTGCTTTAATGTTTAAATATGTTCCCGATGTCAAAATTACCTGGAAAGATGTTTCGGTAGGAGCGATTATTACTTCTTTATTATTTATTTTTGGCAAATTTTTATTGGGATGGTATTTTGAAAAAGGTGGTTTAGGGTCTGCCTATGGTGCAGCAGGTTCTTTAATTATCTTTTTAGCTTGGGTTTATTATTCGGCTCAAATTATTTTGTTTGGAGCAGAGTTTACTCAAGTTTATGCTCATAAATATGGCTCCAAAATTTTGCCTAGTCGTCGTTCTCAACAGATTGAATTTAATAATTGA
- a CDS encoding PBS lyase HEAT domain protein repeat-containing protein, with protein sequence MSDPQNLSIERLLDHAYLATEAKNWLEVNYCLQQLLLRQNQALCFEKQFENEIIQLALAVLFYGDFQLRWEVTKIFVGIGTSVIEPLIKVLEDESNDIEIRWFVCRILAEFNHPKIIFALIKLLQHSEEELALIATEALAQIGVAAIESLTNLLNHPEYRLLVVTALAQIRHPDTIPALLQVVKDSQPSLRAIAIEALSSFHDRRIPPVLIEALQDTNATVRKEAVIGLGFRSDLCQELNLVEIVTPLLYDFNLEVCRYAALTLAKMTSESDRAVEALNQVLISKVTPTNLKLDLVKALSWSETELALIYLEQSLLRENQLIQSEIINLLGRITKPSLKPQAVQILLNFWQATSKQKISNQLKQNLATSLGELRNDQAFIMLNELAADPEQIVKLHAIAALKKIA encoded by the coding sequence ATGAGTGATCCCCAAAATTTATCAATCGAGCGATTACTTGACCATGCTTATTTAGCAACCGAAGCAAAAAATTGGTTAGAAGTTAATTATTGTTTACAACAACTTCTTTTACGACAAAATCAAGCTCTTTGTTTCGAGAAGCAGTTTGAAAACGAAATTATTCAATTGGCTTTAGCAGTTTTATTTTACGGTGATTTTCAACTACGTTGGGAAGTTACTAAAATTTTTGTAGGGATCGGAACTAGTGTCATTGAACCTTTGATTAAAGTTTTAGAAGATGAAAGCAACGACATAGAAATACGTTGGTTTGTCTGTCGAATTTTGGCTGAGTTTAACCACCCCAAAATAATTTTTGCTTTAATTAAATTGCTTCAGCATTCAGAAGAAGAATTAGCTTTGATAGCGACAGAAGCTTTAGCTCAGATTGGGGTAGCTGCAATTGAAAGTTTAACTAATTTATTAAACCATCCAGAATATCGTTTATTAGTAGTTACTGCTTTAGCACAAATCCGTCATCCAGATACTATTCCTGCTTTACTTCAAGTAGTCAAAGATTCACAGCCGTCTCTTCGGGCGATCGCAATTGAAGCTCTTAGTAGTTTTCACGACCGACGTATTCCTCCTGTTTTAATTGAAGCTTTACAAGATACTAATGCCACAGTCAGAAAAGAAGCGGTGATTGGTTTGGGATTTCGTTCTGATTTATGTCAGGAATTAAATTTAGTCGAAATCGTCACTCCCTTACTGTATGACTTTAATTTAGAAGTTTGTCGTTATGCTGCTTTAACTTTAGCCAAAATGACAAGCGAAAGCGATCGAGCCGTTGAAGCTTTAAATCAAGTACTTATTTCTAAAGTTACACCAACAAATTTAAAATTGGATTTAGTTAAAGCTTTGAGTTGGAGTGAAACAGAACTAGCTTTAATCTATTTAGAACAATCATTATTAAGAGAAAATCAATTAATTCAATCAGAAATTATTAATCTTTTAGGTAGAATCACTAAACCTAGTTTAAAACCTCAAGCAGTTCAAATTCTGCTTAATTTTTGGCAAGCTACTAGTAAGCAAAAGATTTCTAATCAACTTAAACAAAATCTCGCTACTTCTTTAGGAGAATTGAGAAATGACCAGGCTTTTATAATGTTAAATGAATTGGCAGCCGATCCAGAACAAATAGTTAAACTACACGCGATCGCAGCCTTGAAGAAAATAGCTTAA
- a CDS encoding acetyltransferase. putative, whose product MLVNNNLVFRKATNQEDLVIAQHFYQLWLDNEVSPDSIRDDWLEVTLQFILQARQELSFQAFVAEIEGKIIASASCQLFAGLYPFPFKLEYRQYGYIWNVYVESAYRSQGIATKLTNENINYLKSLGCTRAILHASPHGKPVYEKLGFVASNEMRLELIDF is encoded by the coding sequence ATGCTCGTCAACAATAATTTGGTGTTTAGAAAAGCGACAAATCAAGAAGATTTGGTGATTGCACAACATTTTTATCAACTCTGGTTAGATAATGAAGTGTCTCCAGACTCGATCCGAGATGATTGGTTAGAAGTAACGCTACAGTTTATTCTTCAAGCACGTCAAGAATTATCGTTTCAAGCTTTTGTTGCAGAAATAGAAGGAAAAATAATTGCTTCTGCTAGCTGTCAGCTTTTTGCTGGTTTGTATCCTTTCCCTTTTAAACTTGAATATCGTCAGTATGGGTATATTTGGAATGTGTATGTTGAATCTGCTTATCGTAGTCAGGGAATTGCCACTAAACTAACCAATGAAAATATTAATTATTTAAAATCTCTTGGTTGTACACGAGCAATTCTTCATGCTTCACCTCATGGCAAACCAGTCTATGAAAAGTTAGGCTTTGTTGCTAGTAATGAAATGCGTTTAGAACTAATTGATTTTTAA
- the psbA3_2 gene encoding photosystem II D1 protein, protein MTTTLQQSQTQGAWERFCQWITSTNNRIYIGWFGVLMIPTLLTATTCFIIAFIAAPPVDIDGIREPVAGSLLYGNNIISGAVVPSSNAIGLHFYPIWEAASLDEWLYNGGPYQLVVFHFLIGVFTYLGRQWELSYRLGMRPWICVAYSAPVSAATAVFLIYPLGQGSFSDGMPLGISGTFNFMFVFQAEHNILMHPFHMLGVAGVFGGSLFSAMHGSLVTSSLVRETTETESQNYGYKFGQEEETYNIVAAHGYFGRLIFQYASFNNSRSLHFFLGAWPVIGIWFTAMGISTMAFNLNGFNFNQSIMDSQGHVVNTWADILNRANLGFEVMHERNAHNFPLDLASGDIAPVALTAPAING, encoded by the coding sequence ATGACTACAACACTACAACAAAGCCAAACCCAAGGAGCTTGGGAGCGTTTTTGTCAGTGGATCACCAGCACCAACAACCGTATCTACATCGGTTGGTTCGGTGTACTGATGATCCCCACGCTCTTAACCGCAACTACTTGCTTCATCATTGCCTTCATCGCTGCGCCTCCAGTAGACATTGATGGCATCCGTGAGCCTGTAGCAGGTTCTCTGTTATACGGAAACAACATCATCTCTGGTGCAGTTGTACCTTCTTCTAACGCAATTGGTCTTCACTTCTACCCCATCTGGGAAGCAGCTTCCTTAGATGAGTGGTTATACAATGGTGGCCCTTACCAGTTAGTAGTATTCCACTTCTTAATTGGTGTATTCACCTACTTAGGTCGTCAGTGGGAACTATCCTACCGCTTAGGAATGCGTCCTTGGATCTGTGTAGCATACAGTGCGCCAGTATCTGCTGCTACCGCAGTCTTCTTAATCTATCCTTTAGGACAAGGTTCTTTCTCTGATGGAATGCCTTTAGGAATCAGTGGTACCTTCAACTTCATGTTCGTGTTCCAAGCAGAACACAACATCTTAATGCACCCCTTCCACATGTTAGGTGTAGCAGGTGTATTCGGTGGTTCTTTATTCTCCGCCATGCACGGTTCTCTAGTAACCTCCTCTTTGGTTCGTGAAACCACTGAAACCGAATCTCAAAACTACGGTTACAAATTCGGTCAAGAAGAAGAAACTTACAACATCGTAGCTGCTCACGGTTACTTTGGAAGATTGATTTTCCAATATGCTTCTTTCAACAACAGCCGTTCCTTGCACTTCTTCTTAGGTGCATGGCCGGTGATCGGAATCTGGTTTACTGCAATGGGTATTTCGACCATGGCATTCAACCTCAATGGATTCAACTTCAACCAATCGATCATGGATTCTCAAGGACACGTAGTCAACACTTGGGCAGACATTCTCAACCGTGCCAACCTCGGTTTTGAAGTAATGCACGAACGTAATGCTCACAACTTCCCCTTAGACCTAGCTAGTGGCGATATTGCTCCTGTAGCGTTAACTGCTCCTGCTATCAATGGCTAA
- a CDS encoding glutamate 5-kinase has product MSQSQTIVIKIGTSSLTKATGQIAVATIASLVETLTSLRSDGHRVVLVSSGAVGVGCARLNLKERPRKIAVKQAVAAVGQGRLMRIYDDLFSSLQQPIAQVLLTRRELMERTSYVNAFNTFVALLELGVVPIVNENDTVAIDELKFGDNDTLSALVASLIEADWLFILTDVDRLYSADPRLNPDAQPIELVGSAEFKQLQVEAGGNGSQWGTGGMATKLAAARIATSSGVRTVITQGKQPQNILQIIQGESLGTQFEPQSRADNARKRWINYGLIPMGKLYLDRGAVKAICQQGKSLLPAGITKLEGDFVASDAVQLCDGEGREIGRGLVNYSSTEITQIKGHHSEKIAQILGYEGSDTVVHRNNLIIKD; this is encoded by the coding sequence ATGTCTCAATCACAAACTATCGTCATTAAAATCGGTACATCTAGTTTAACCAAAGCAACAGGACAAATTGCCGTAGCTACTATAGCTTCTTTAGTAGAAACCCTTACCTCTTTACGTTCTGATGGTCATCGAGTTGTATTAGTTTCTTCTGGTGCAGTGGGAGTAGGATGTGCCAGATTAAACCTTAAAGAAAGACCCCGTAAAATAGCCGTTAAACAAGCTGTTGCTGCTGTCGGTCAAGGTCGTTTAATGCGTATTTATGATGATCTTTTTTCCAGTTTACAGCAACCGATCGCTCAAGTTCTCCTAACTCGCCGAGAATTAATGGAAAGAACTTCTTATGTTAATGCTTTTAATACTTTTGTTGCCCTATTAGAATTAGGAGTTGTCCCGATTGTTAATGAAAACGATACTGTCGCAATAGATGAATTAAAATTTGGCGATAACGATACTTTATCTGCTTTAGTTGCCAGTTTAATTGAAGCTGATTGGTTATTTATTTTAACTGATGTAGACCGCTTATATTCAGCAGATCCTCGTCTTAACCCTGATGCTCAACCGATTGAATTAGTAGGAAGTGCCGAATTTAAACAATTACAAGTAGAAGCAGGAGGCAACGGCAGTCAATGGGGGACTGGTGGTATGGCAACCAAACTTGCTGCTGCACGCATTGCTACTTCTTCAGGAGTTAGAACTGTCATTACCCAAGGAAAACAACCACAAAATATTCTTCAAATTATCCAAGGAGAATCTTTAGGAACGCAATTTGAACCACAATCAAGAGCAGATAACGCGCGTAAGCGTTGGATTAATTATGGTTTAATTCCTATGGGTAAATTGTATCTAGATCGTGGTGCTGTTAAAGCTATTTGTCAACAAGGAAAATCTTTGTTACCTGCGGGAATTACCAAACTAGAAGGAGATTTTGTGGCTTCTGATGCAGTGCAACTGTGTGATGGGGAAGGTAGAGAAATTGGCAGAGGTTTAGTTAACTATAGCAGCACAGAAATAACTCAGATTAAAGGACATCATTCCGAAAAAATTGCCCAAATTTTAGGTTATGAAGGATCAGATACCGTCGTTCATCGTAATAATTTAATTATCAAAGATTAA